The following proteins are co-located in the [Pasteurella] mairii genome:
- the sunS gene encoding glycosyltransferase, translating into MPTISVAMIVKNEEHELAQCLDSVKDWVDEIIILDSGSTDNTPEIARQYGAKFYQHTDWQGFGRQRQIAQQYVTCDYVLWLDADERVSDKLRQSIQAAVNANLDNTAYQICRLSEAFSKQIRHSGWYPDYVLRLYKTQSAQYGDELVHEKVHLTPNTTVKKLDGDLYHYTYKTVHQYLSKVAHYSKAWAEQKAAKGKKTSVIQCITHSLGCFVRMYILRAGFLDGKQGFILAVLSAFSVFAKYANLWILNLKNRG; encoded by the coding sequence ATGCCAACCATCAGTGTGGCGATGATCGTCAAAAACGAAGAACACGAATTAGCACAATGTTTAGATTCGGTGAAAGACTGGGTGGACGAAATCATCATTTTAGATTCAGGCAGTACAGATAATACGCCGGAAATTGCCCGACAATACGGTGCAAAATTTTATCAGCATACCGATTGGCAAGGCTTTGGTCGCCAACGCCAAATTGCGCAACAATATGTGACCTGTGATTATGTCTTGTGGCTTGATGCGGACGAACGCGTCAGCGACAAATTGCGTCAATCAATTCAAGCGGCGGTCAATGCCAATTTAGATAATACTGCCTATCAAATTTGTCGTTTAAGTGAAGCGTTCAGCAAACAAATTCGCCATTCCGGTTGGTATCCGGATTATGTGTTACGCCTCTATAAAACGCAATCCGCACAATATGGCGACGAATTAGTGCATGAAAAAGTTCATCTGACGCCGAATACTACAGTCAAAAAATTAGACGGAGATTTGTATCATTACACTTATAAAACGGTGCATCAATATTTATCCAAAGTGGCGCACTACAGCAAAGCTTGGGCAGAACAAAAAGCCGCTAAAGGCAAAAAAACCAGCGTAATCCAATGTATCACCCATTCTCTCGGTTGTTTTGTACGGATGTATATTTTGCGCGCGGGTTTTCTTGATGGCAAACAAGGCTTTATTCTCGCGGTATTATCGGCATTTTCGGTGTTCGCCAAATATGCCAATTTATGGATTTTAAATTTAAAAAACAGAGGCTAA
- the pimB gene encoding GDP-mannose-dependent alpha-(1-6)-phosphatidylinositol monomannoside mannosyltransferase encodes MANQRPAILFINMAKGFGGGEYQSAQLIKHVSGYDTYFLGKKSGKFIPHLQENLPQTKIVNLWLALKLIFTRSPLIIHALDGQGAHFASWFKRLSGKPTMITRRISVPFRHKSSARSYQNVDMVVGVSHQVTDNMRPLNTNVRTIYGSIKPLQENHEFEQRYFAAPKAGLRVAHIGNLLKIKNFPLTIELARQFPQVTFYIVGSGVLEAELKQQAEGISNIEFIPFNPYVGSVLKQVDLQLVPSHSEGMGFVILEGYLYKVPVLAHKTGGIPEIVQHGKTGFLIENNDIATYQTILQQLVNNPEQLQTMQNHIADYMQNMDFSVERMTKEYEDAYQVLLTKR; translated from the coding sequence ATGGCAAATCAACGCCCCGCCATTTTATTTATTAATATGGCAAAAGGTTTCGGTGGTGGTGAGTATCAAAGTGCGCAATTGATAAAGCACGTCAGCGGCTACGATACTTACTTTTTGGGTAAAAAATCGGGAAAATTTATACCGCACTTACAAGAAAACCTCCCGCAAACAAAAATCGTCAATCTTTGGCTAGCCCTCAAATTGATTTTTACCCGTTCGCCATTAATTATTCATGCGCTCGACGGGCAAGGCGCTCATTTCGCCAGCTGGTTTAAACGATTATCCGGCAAACCAACAATGATCACACGCCGGATAAGCGTGCCTTTTCGCCATAAATCCTCTGCGCGCTCTTATCAAAATGTGGATATGGTCGTCGGTGTTAGCCATCAAGTCACTGACAATATGCGCCCATTAAATACAAATGTGCGCACTATTTACGGTAGCATCAAACCGTTACAGGAAAATCACGAATTTGAACAGCGTTACTTCGCTGCGCCAAAAGCAGGTTTACGCGTAGCGCATATCGGTAACCTATTGAAAATCAAAAATTTTCCATTAACCATTGAACTTGCTCGCCAATTTCCACAAGTCACGTTCTACATCGTCGGATCCGGTGTATTAGAAGCGGAATTAAAACAACAAGCCGAAGGCATCAGCAACATTGAATTTATCCCCTTTAACCCTTACGTCGGCTCCGTATTAAAACAAGTAGATTTACAACTGGTTCCCTCTCATTCGGAAGGTATGGGATTTGTGATATTGGAGGGTTATTTGTACAAAGTTCCCGTCTTAGCACATAAAACCGGCGGCATTCCTGAAATTGTACAACATGGCAAAACCGGCTTTTTAATTGAAAATAACGACATTGCCACCTACCAAACCATTTTGCAACAATTGGTAAACAATCCTGAACAATTGCAAACTATGCAAAATCATATTGCCGATTATATGCAAAACATGGATTTTTCTGTGGAACGCATGACCAAAGAATATGAAGACGCTTATCAGGTGTTGCTGACTAAAAGATAA
- the rplS gene encoding 50S ribosomal protein L19 encodes MSNIIKQIEQEQLKQNVPSFRPGDTLEVKVWVVEGSKRRLQAFEGVVIAIRNRGLHSAFTLRKVSNGVGVERVFQTHSPAVDSISVKRKGAVRKAKLYYLRERSGKSARIKERLGE; translated from the coding sequence ATGAGTAACATCATTAAACAAATTGAACAAGAACAATTAAAACAAAACGTACCTAGCTTCCGCCCAGGTGATACTTTGGAAGTGAAAGTATGGGTTGTTGAAGGTAGCAAACGTCGTTTGCAAGCATTCGAAGGCGTGGTTATTGCAATTCGTAACCGTGGCTTGCACAGTGCCTTTACTTTACGTAAAGTGTCTAACGGTGTAGGTGTTGAGCGTGTATTCCAAACTCACTCTCCAGCAGTGGACAGCATCAGCGTGAAACGTAAAGGTGCGGTACGTAAAGCGAAACTTTACTATCTACGTGAACGTTCAGGTAAATCTGCACGTATCAAAGAACGTCTTGGCGAATAA
- the trmD gene encoding tRNA (guanine-N(1)-)-methyltransferase, whose translation MWIGIISLFPEMFNAITDFGVTGRAVKQELLHIQCWNPRDFTLDKHKTVDDRPYGGGPGMLMMVQPLRDAIRAAKVAAGEGVKVIYLSPQGRKLNQDGVQELSQYQKIILVCGRYEGIDERLIETEIDEEWSIGDYVLTGGELPAMTLIDAVARFIPGVLGKQASAQEDSFAAGLLDCPHYTRPEVLDDLSVPPVLMSGNHEEIRKWRLKKSLERTWLRRPELLESLALTDEQHKLLKQIKAVSSEIS comes from the coding sequence ATGTGGATTGGGATTATTAGTCTTTTCCCTGAAATGTTTAACGCTATTACAGATTTTGGGGTCACAGGACGCGCAGTTAAACAAGAACTGCTGCATATCCAATGTTGGAATCCCCGCGATTTTACATTGGATAAACATAAAACAGTCGATGATCGTCCTTATGGTGGCGGTCCCGGAATGCTGATGATGGTACAGCCATTACGTGATGCAATTCGAGCGGCTAAAGTGGCAGCAGGAGAGGGCGTGAAAGTGATTTATCTTTCACCCCAAGGACGTAAACTCAATCAAGACGGTGTGCAAGAATTGTCACAATATCAAAAGATTATTTTGGTTTGTGGTCGTTATGAGGGCATTGATGAACGTTTGATTGAAACCGAAATTGACGAAGAATGGTCAATTGGAGATTACGTCCTCACCGGTGGAGAATTGCCTGCAATGACGTTAATTGACGCAGTTGCAAGGTTTATTCCTGGCGTATTAGGCAAACAAGCCTCGGCACAAGAAGATTCTTTTGCCGCAGGATTATTGGATTGTCCACATTATACCCGACCGGAAGTTTTAGATGATTTATCTGTACCGCCTGTACTGATGTCTGGCAATCACGAAGAAATTCGTAAATGGAGATTAAAAAAATCTCTTGAGCGGACGTGGCTAAGACGCCCTGAGCTATTGGAAAGCCTAGCTCTGACTGACGAACAACACAAACTACTTAAGCAGATTAAAGCTGTAAGCAGTGAAATCAGTTAA
- the rimM gene encoding ribosome maturation factor RimM → MTQQRIEVVGKLGSTYGIRGWLRIYSSTEYAESIFDYQPWFLKIKGQWQPTELEIWKHHNRELIVKLKGVNDREAAQTLANVEIGVDLSVFPQLEEGDYYWHDLIGCQVVNLQGYAMGTVSEMMETGSNDVLVVRANTKDAFGKQERLIPFLYEQVVKRVDLTTKTIEVDWDAGF, encoded by the coding sequence ATGACACAACAAAGAATTGAAGTCGTTGGCAAATTAGGTTCAACATACGGTATTCGAGGTTGGTTGCGTATTTATTCATCTACTGAATATGCTGAAAGCATTTTCGACTATCAACCTTGGTTTTTAAAAATCAAAGGGCAATGGCAACCAACCGAGCTGGAAATCTGGAAACATCATAACCGCGAATTAATTGTTAAATTAAAAGGGGTGAATGATCGTGAAGCCGCGCAAACTCTAGCGAATGTTGAGATCGGTGTGGATTTATCCGTTTTCCCACAATTAGAGGAAGGCGATTATTATTGGCATGACTTAATTGGTTGCCAAGTGGTAAATCTACAAGGTTATGCCATGGGAACGGTTTCTGAAATGATGGAAACGGGGTCTAATGATGTGTTAGTCGTACGCGCTAACACGAAAGATGCTTTTGGTAAACAAGAACGGTTAATTCCGTTTTTATATGAACAAGTAGTTAAAAGAGTAGATCTCACCACAAAGACTATTGAAGTGGATTGGGACGCTGGTTTCTAA
- the rpsP gene encoding 30S ribosomal protein S16, producing the protein MVTIRLTRGGAKKRPFYQIVVADSRCPRDGRFIERVGFFNPLATGQAERLRVNLDRVNHWVGQGASLSDRVASLVKEAQKAA; encoded by the coding sequence ATGGTAACCATTCGTTTAACTCGTGGCGGAGCTAAAAAACGCCCATTTTATCAAATCGTTGTAGCTGACAGTCGTTGCCCGCGTGACGGTCGTTTTATTGAGCGTGTTGGCTTTTTCAACCCATTAGCAACAGGTCAAGCAGAACGTTTACGTGTCAACTTAGATCGCGTTAACCACTGGGTTGGTCAAGGCGCCTCTTTGTCAGATCGCGTTGCATCTTTGGTAAAAGAAGCACAAAAAGCGGCTTAA
- the vipA gene encoding Vi polysaccharide biosynthesis protein VipA/TviB → MKLENVNIAVIGLGYVGLPLAVEFGKKRKVIGFDIQQKRVDELAGGADHTLEVSPQELKLATYLKFTTDLAELKNSNFFIVTVPTPIDKVNRPDLTPLQKASETIGKVLKRGDIVVYESTVYPGTTEEICVPILEQVSGLKFNQDFFAGYSPERINPGDKVNTLTKIKKVTSGSTPKVAELVDQVYSSIIVAGTHKAPSIKVAEAAKVIENTQRDLNIALVNELSVIFERVGIDTIDVLEAAGSKWNFLPFRPGLVGGHCIGVDPYYLTHKAEEMGYHPQVILAGRRINDNMARYVARNTIKRMLKNGIDVPRAKVGILGITFKENCPDIRNSKIEDMIKEFKQWGVEVVVADPWADKEEVQTEYGVTLSDISEKNPVDALVVAVGHNEFRALSAEQLRRFMRSEKPVLADVKSLFDRNEVKNQGVTVFRL, encoded by the coding sequence ATGAAATTAGAAAATGTAAATATCGCGGTTATCGGATTAGGTTATGTCGGCTTACCCCTTGCGGTAGAATTTGGTAAAAAAAGAAAGGTTATCGGCTTTGACATTCAACAAAAACGTGTTGATGAATTGGCAGGTGGCGCGGATCACACGTTAGAAGTCAGTCCGCAAGAATTAAAATTAGCGACATACCTCAAATTTACCACAGACTTAGCTGAATTAAAAAACAGTAATTTTTTTATTGTTACTGTACCAACCCCAATTGATAAGGTTAATCGCCCGGATTTAACGCCGTTACAAAAAGCCAGCGAAACGATTGGTAAAGTATTAAAACGCGGCGATATTGTGGTGTATGAATCCACGGTATATCCCGGCACCACCGAAGAAATCTGTGTACCGATTTTAGAACAGGTATCCGGATTAAAATTTAATCAAGATTTTTTTGCCGGCTACAGCCCAGAACGGATTAATCCGGGTGATAAAGTCAATACGTTAACCAAAATCAAGAAAGTCACCAGCGGAAGTACACCTAAAGTTGCAGAATTGGTCGATCAAGTGTATTCGAGCATCATTGTCGCTGGTACTCACAAAGCACCAAGCATTAAAGTGGCGGAAGCGGCAAAAGTTATCGAGAATACGCAACGAGACTTAAATATTGCGCTAGTCAATGAATTATCCGTCATTTTTGAACGCGTTGGCATCGATACAATTGATGTATTAGAAGCCGCCGGAAGTAAATGGAATTTTTTACCGTTTCGCCCAGGTCTTGTCGGTGGGCATTGTATTGGCGTCGATCCTTATTACTTAACCCATAAAGCGGAAGAAATGGGCTATCACCCACAAGTAATTTTAGCCGGACGCCGCATTAACGATAATATGGCACGCTATGTTGCACGCAATACCATTAAACGGATGTTAAAAAATGGAATTGACGTTCCGCGCGCCAAAGTGGGTATCCTTGGAATTACGTTTAAAGAAAATTGCCCAGATATTCGCAATAGCAAAATTGAGGACATGATCAAAGAGTTTAAACAATGGGGAGTAGAAGTAGTAGTTGCCGATCCTTGGGCGGATAAAGAAGAAGTACAAACGGAATATGGCGTTACCCTTAGTGATATTTCAGAGAAAAACCCTGTGGATGCTCTAGTTGTAGCTGTTGGACACAATGAATTCCGCGCCTTAAGCGCAGAACAATTGCGTCGTTTTATGCGTTCGGAAAAACCAGTACTTGCCGATGTAAAAAGTTTGTTTGACCGCAACGAAGTAAAAAATCAAGGCGTTACTGTCTTTAGATTGTAA
- a CDS encoding IS200 transposase codes for MASKSNDDSSLSHTRWNSKYHIVFIPKYRRKAIYGKLRVDIGGILRQLCDYKNVEIIEAHAMKEHIHMLLKIPPKLAVSSFMGYLKGKSSLMIFERHGNLKYKYGNRHFWAKGYYVSTVGLNTKVVEEYIRNQEKEDMIQDNLSKKEYVDPFKG; via the coding sequence ATGGCAAGTAAATCCAATGACGATTCAAGTCTATCACACACGAGATGGAACAGTAAGTATCATATTGTGTTTATTCCGAAATATCGAAGAAAGGCAATTTATGGGAAATTGCGAGTTGATATAGGAGGGATATTAAGGCAATTATGTGACTACAAAAATGTAGAAATCATAGAAGCTCATGCAATGAAAGAGCATATTCATATGCTATTAAAGATACCGCCGAAATTGGCAGTGTCGAGTTTTATGGGATATCTTAAAGGTAAATCTTCATTGATGATATTTGAACGACATGGGAATTTAAAATACAAATACGGAAATAGGCACTTTTGGGCGAAAGGCTACTATGTGAGTACGGTAGGCTTAAACACAAAAGTAGTGGAAGAATACATCAGGAATCAAGAAAAAGAAGATATGATTCAGGATAATTTATCGAAGAAAGAATATGTAGACCCCTTTAAGGGGTAA
- the mutM gene encoding formamidopyrimidine-DNA glycosylase — MPELPEVETAVNGVSPYLTGFVIEKIVVRNSKLRWEVSPQLAQISQQKVTALSRRAKYLIIHTTQGFIIGHLGMSGSVRILAHDSPIGKHDHLDIVMNNGKLLRYNDPRRFGAWLWTETLEDFHLFATLGPEPLSEEFNAQYLFKKSRKKTTALKSFLMDNRVVVGVGNIYANESLFLCGLHPSKPAQTLTKMQTETLVQTIKQELTRAIQQGGTTLKDFLQPDGKPGYFAQQLQVYGHKGEPCPKCGTKIESLVIGQRNSFFCPTCQPKK, encoded by the coding sequence ATGCCAGAACTTCCTGAAGTTGAAACAGCGGTAAATGGCGTGAGTCCCTATTTAACAGGATTTGTGATTGAAAAAATTGTGGTGCGCAACAGCAAATTACGCTGGGAAGTTAGCCCACAATTGGCACAAATTTCTCAACAAAAAGTGACCGCACTTTCAAGACGTGCCAAATATTTAATTATTCATACCACACAAGGATTTATTATTGGGCATTTGGGCATGTCGGGATCCGTGCGGATCCTGGCACACGACAGCCCGATTGGAAAACATGATCATCTTGATATTGTGATGAATAACGGAAAATTATTGCGTTATAACGATCCGAGACGTTTTGGTGCTTGGCTTTGGACGGAAACGCTGGAAGATTTTCACCTGTTTGCAACATTGGGGCCGGAGCCACTTTCCGAAGAATTTAACGCGCAATATTTGTTTAAAAAATCACGCAAAAAAACGACCGCACTTAAATCCTTTTTAATGGATAACCGCGTAGTGGTTGGTGTGGGCAATATTTATGCTAACGAAAGCTTATTTTTATGTGGCTTACATCCAAGTAAACCGGCTCAAACATTGACTAAAATGCAAACGGAAACCTTGGTACAAACTATTAAGCAAGAATTAACCCGTGCGATTCAACAAGGCGGAACGACGCTGAAAGATTTTTTGCAACCTGATGGTAAACCTGGTTATTTTGCGCAACAACTACAGGTTTATGGACATAAAGGCGAGCCTTGTCCAAAGTGCGGTACAAAAATTGAAAGTTTGGTGATTGGGCAGCGTAATAGTTTTTTTTGCCCGACTTGTCAGCCGAAGAAATAA
- the rpmG gene encoding 50S ribosomal protein L33 codes for MAAKGAREKIRLVSTAETGHFYTTTKNKRNMPEKMEIKKFDPVVRKHVIYKEAKIK; via the coding sequence ATGGCAGCTAAAGGTGCTCGTGAGAAAATCCGCTTAGTTTCAACTGCTGAAACAGGTCATTTCTACACAACAACAAAAAATAAACGCAATATGCCTGAAAAAATGGAAATCAAAAAATTTGATCCGGTAGTGCGTAAACACGTCATTTATAAAGAAGCGAAAATTAAATAA
- the rpmB gene encoding 50S ribosomal protein L28: protein MSRVCQVTGKRPAVGNNRSHALNATRRRFLPNLHTHRFWVESENRFVTLRLTAKGMRIIDKKGIDAVLAEIRARGEKI, encoded by the coding sequence ATGTCTAGAGTCTGTCAAGTAACAGGCAAGCGTCCAGCAGTTGGTAACAACCGCTCACACGCATTGAATGCGACTCGTCGTCGTTTTCTTCCTAACTTACACACTCACCGTTTCTGGGTTGAGAGTGAAAACCGTTTCGTAACTTTACGCTTAACAGCGAAAGGTATGCGTATTATTGATAAAAAAGGCATTGATGCAGTGTTAGCTGAAATCCGTGCTCGTGGCGAGAAAATCTAA
- the ykfG gene encoding RuvA domain 2-like protein, whose protein sequence is MDFCDQDRKVLILRSDEKKEVCKVKGMKNRQMGKAWNSMEQTTFLMPREKLLQFGAEALSDQELLAIFLRTGIKNCPVMQLSASVLAQFGSLRNLIAAEKGAFCAIKGLGVTQFVQLQASTEMTKRYLLQELAQAPFFTEPDKVRTYLQTELESKEREVFMVLFLDNQHRLIKKEEMFLGTINMAAVYPREIIKCALYCNAAAIILAHNHPSGFSQPSLSDRQITERIIKCAELVEIRVLDHFVIGKGSYFSFAENGWL, encoded by the coding sequence ATGGATTTTTGCGATCAGGATCGCAAAGTTTTGATCCTAAGATCCGATGAAAAAAAAGAAGTGTGTAAAGTAAAAGGCATGAAAAATAGGCAAATGGGTAAGGCATGGAACAGCATGGAACAGACGACTTTTTTAATGCCACGTGAAAAATTATTGCAATTTGGTGCTGAAGCGCTAAGCGATCAAGAATTATTAGCCATTTTTTTGCGCACAGGCATTAAAAATTGTCCGGTGATGCAACTTTCTGCATCAGTGTTGGCGCAATTTGGTTCGTTGCGTAATTTGATTGCTGCCGAAAAAGGGGCATTTTGTGCGATAAAAGGCTTAGGCGTAACGCAATTTGTACAATTGCAAGCCAGTACGGAAATGACCAAGCGTTATTTGTTGCAAGAATTAGCGCAAGCACCGTTTTTTACTGAACCAGATAAGGTGCGAACCTACTTGCAGACGGAATTGGAAAGTAAAGAACGTGAAGTGTTTATGGTATTATTTTTGGATAATCAGCATAGATTGATCAAAAAAGAGGAGATGTTTCTCGGTACGATCAACATGGCAGCGGTTTATCCACGTGAGATCATTAAATGCGCCTTATATTGTAATGCAGCGGCAATAATTTTAGCGCATAATCATCCCTCTGGTTTTTCCCAGCCAAGTTTATCGGATAGGCAGATTACCGAAAGGATCATAAAATGCGCCGAATTGGTGGAGATCCGGGTGCTGGATCATTTTGTGATCGGAAAGGGGAGCTATTTTTCTTTTGCGGAAAACGGATGGCTGTAA
- the coaBC gene encoding coenzyme A biosynthesis bifunctional protein CoaBC: MQNLQGKRIVVGITGGIAAYKTIELIRLLRKSDAEVRVVLTPAAAEFVTPLTLQALSGNPVSQSLLDPQAELAMGHIELAKWADALLIAPASADFLARLTVGMANDLLSTVCLATASPILLAPAMNQQMYRQAITQQNLQQLRQRGLHIVGPNAGEQACGDVGFGRMSEPLEIYTALCALLQSQTDLDNISVVITAGPTQEAIDPVRYISNHSSGKMGFAIADAFAKRGAKVTLIAGPVNLATPANVTRINVTSAQEMCQVALQSAVKNTIFIGCAAVADYRMAEVSQQKIKKTGDNDELTLRLVKNPDIIATVAALTENRPFVVGFAAETQNIAQYAKHKLSQKNLDLICANDVSGGQVFGQDHNSLHLFWCDGEKSLPSASKANLAADLVNEIIQRYIA; the protein is encoded by the coding sequence ATGCAAAATTTGCAAGGTAAACGAATTGTCGTCGGCATAACAGGCGGTATTGCAGCGTATAAAACAATTGAGCTAATTCGACTATTACGCAAATCCGACGCTGAAGTGCGTGTAGTGTTAACGCCTGCTGCAGCGGAATTTGTCACGCCACTCACACTACAAGCCCTTTCCGGCAATCCCGTTTCTCAATCCTTATTAGATCCGCAAGCTGAATTGGCGATGGGGCATATCGAATTGGCAAAATGGGCTGATGCTTTGCTGATTGCGCCGGCAAGCGCTGATTTTTTAGCGCGCTTAACGGTGGGCATGGCAAACGATTTATTATCCACCGTTTGTTTAGCAACCGCTTCCCCCATTTTGTTGGCGCCAGCGATGAACCAACAGATGTATCGCCAAGCCATCACCCAACAAAATTTACAACAATTACGCCAACGCGGGTTGCACATAGTCGGACCCAATGCCGGTGAACAGGCTTGCGGTGATGTTGGATTTGGGCGAATGTCAGAACCGCTTGAAATTTATACCGCACTTTGCGCGCTTCTCCAATCACAAACCGATCTAGACAATATTTCTGTGGTGATCACCGCCGGTCCAACCCAAGAAGCCATTGATCCGGTGCGTTATATCAGCAATCACAGCTCCGGCAAAATGGGATTTGCGATCGCCGACGCCTTTGCGAAACGCGGTGCGAAAGTGACATTGATTGCCGGTCCAGTTAATCTTGCTACACCGGCAAATGTTACGCGCATTAATGTCACTTCCGCCCAGGAAATGTGTCAAGTTGCGCTACAAAGTGCGGTCAAAAATACCATATTTATTGGTTGTGCTGCCGTGGCAGATTATCGCATGGCAGAAGTGTCCCAACAGAAAATTAAGAAAACCGGCGATAACGACGAGCTCACCTTAAGATTGGTGAAAAACCCCGATATTATTGCAACTGTCGCGGCACTCACGGAAAATCGCCCCTTTGTTGTCGGTTTTGCAGCAGAAACGCAAAATATCGCGCAATATGCCAAGCATAAATTAAGTCAAAAAAACCTTGATTTAATTTGTGCCAATGATGTCTCTGGCGGGCAAGTTTTCGGGCAAGATCACAATAGTTTACATCTATTTTGGTGCGACGGAGAAAAATCCCTGCCTTCTGCCAGTAAAGCGAATTTAGCGGCGGATTTAGTCAATGAAATTATACAGCGATATATAGCATAA
- the dut gene encoding deoxyuridine 5'-triphosphate nucleotidohydrolase, translated as MKQIDLKILDKRIGTEFPLPTYATTGSAGLDLRALIDASLTVEAGQTVLIPTGISVYIADPNLAAVILPRSGLGHKNGIVLGNLVGLIDSDYQGPLMVSLWNRSDKPFTVEIGDRIAQLVFVPVVQAQFNIVEEFTQTDRGEGGFGHSGKK; from the coding sequence ATGAAACAAATTGACTTAAAAATTTTAGATAAACGCATTGGTACTGAATTTCCACTGCCGACTTATGCCACCACCGGATCTGCCGGCTTAGATTTACGAGCGCTGATTGATGCGTCGCTGACAGTGGAAGCCGGACAAACCGTGTTAATTCCTACTGGAATTTCCGTTTATATTGCTGATCCGAATTTAGCGGCGGTGATTTTGCCGCGCTCTGGTTTAGGGCATAAAAACGGTATTGTACTGGGCAATTTGGTCGGCTTGATCGATTCCGATTACCAAGGTCCGCTGATGGTGTCTTTATGGAATCGCAGCGATAAACCTTTTACGGTGGAAATCGGCGATCGGATTGCGCAATTGGTCTTCGTCCCGGTGGTACAAGCGCAATTTAATATCGTCGAAGAATTTACGCAAACTGACCGTGGTGAGGGCGGTTTTGGCCATTCAGGTAAGAAATAA
- the slmA gene encoding HTH-type protein SlmA: MEKQIKRSVKERRQQVLTVLTHMLHSERGMERMTTARLAEEVGVSEAALYRYFPSKTKIFEALIDNIESNLFSRISHSIKNETNTMHRVHDILQMILDFARKNPGLTRVLTGHALMFEDPQLQTRVAQFFDRLELQFMNILQMRKLREGKSFNVDERTIATHLVTICEGQFMRYVRSNFRRSHNQNFEQQWRLIESLFA, encoded by the coding sequence ATGGAAAAACAAATCAAACGTAGCGTAAAAGAACGCCGCCAGCAGGTGTTAACCGTGTTAACGCATATGTTGCATTCCGAACGTGGCATGGAGCGGATGACCACTGCCCGTTTAGCGGAAGAAGTCGGTGTTTCTGAAGCGGCGTTATATCGCTATTTTCCAAGCAAAACGAAAATTTTTGAAGCCTTGATTGACAATATCGAAAGCAATCTATTTAGTCGCATTAGCCATTCCATCAAAAATGAAACGAATACAATGCATCGGGTACATGATATTTTGCAAATGATCTTGGATTTTGCGCGCAAAAATCCCGGCTTAACCCGCGTATTAACTGGGCATGCACTGATGTTTGAAGATCCGCAATTGCAAACGCGCGTAGCGCAATTTTTCGATCGCTTAGAGTTGCAGTTTATGAATATTTTGCAAATGCGCAAATTGCGCGAAGGAAAATCCTTTAACGTGGATGAGCGCACTATCGCCACCCATTTAGTCACCATTTGCGAAGGGCAATTTATGCGTTATGTACGCTCCAATTTCCGTCGTTCCCACAATCAAAACTTTGAACAGCAATGGCGATTAATTGAGAGCTTATTTGCATAA
- a CDS encoding phosphopyruvate hydratase, with amino-acid sequence MLIPWQDLPEETLRNIVESVILREGTDYGFQELTLEQKTQNLLAKIRQGSAVIIWSELYESIDIKNKVDLR; translated from the coding sequence ATGTTGATCCCTTGGCAAGACTTACCAGAAGAAACGTTGCGCAATATCGTAGAAAGCGTTATTTTGCGCGAAGGTACCGATTATGGCTTTCAAGAGCTAACATTGGAGCAAAAAACACAAAATTTGCTGGCAAAAATTCGCCAAGGAAGTGCGGTCATTATTTGGTCAGAATTATATGAATCCATTGATATTAAAAATAAAGTGGATCTGCGTTAA